AATTATGCGGGTCGCTTCGGTAGGCCGGTACTCCTCTATATCGTGGCTCGAAGGAAGAACCTTTGATACGCTGTAGAAAGCGCCAATGATTCCGCCTAGCAGAATGCCAAGCACCAAAAGGAGCAATATTTGTATACAGATGAGAATTATCCTTATGCGCCTGCGCTGAGAACGCCGACCATACCTAACTCTTTCCGTCTGTGGCATGAACTGGGCCTCCAAACGAGATTATAAGTGTCCAGAGCTTGCACTGTCAATGAACAACCCATTTAAATATACGCCAAAGGCAGTAAATTTGTACCTTCTTTGAGCAAAGACGACCCGATGTTGTCGCATCTGTTTGCCAATGTTATAATCGCCAAGGAGGAAATATCATGAGCCGAATTGCCGTATTGGGTGCCGGCAGTTGGGGAACGGCGCTCTCGCTCCTTCTCGCAAGAAAAGGCAACGAAGTCAAATTGTGGGTCTGGGATCCCTCCCAGGCAGCTGAAATGGAAAAAGCCGGTGAAAACCCCAAGTTTCTGCCAGGCTTTCCCTTCCCTAGCAACCTAACCTTTACAACTTCGATGCCGGAGGCAGTCGAGGGTGCTGAGTCGGTCATATTTGTTGTTGTCTCAGAAGGCATCGTGGAAGCGGCTAAGTCTCTTAAGAAGTGCCTTCCACGTGGGAT
This sequence is a window from Armatimonadota bacterium. Protein-coding genes within it:
- a CDS encoding 2-dehydropantoate 2-reductase N-terminal domain-containing protein, producing MSRIAVLGAGSWGTALSLLLARKGNEVKLWVWDPSQAAEMEKAGENPKFLPGFPFPSNLTFTTSMPEAVEGAESVIFVVVSEGIVEAAKSLKKCLPRG